The Candidatus Omnitrophota bacterium sequence GTCCAAAGCCAGGGCCTTGGACCTTTCGTAGTCATTTCGATAAGGAGGACCGGGATGACAAAGTTCCTCGCCGGCCGGCTCCTGACCCGGGCTGGGGCCCAGGGCCATAAAGCTGGAGACGTAGAGGAAGCGCGCGCATTTCAGATCCATCGCAATGCGCGCCAAGCGTTCAGAGGCCTCAATATTCACGAGGTCAAAAAGGCGGCGGTCGGCAGCCCAGTTTTGGACAAAGGCCGCCAGATGACACACAGCATCACAACCTTGGACACCTGCTGCCAGAAACGCGGAGTCCGTAAGACTCCCCTGCACAATTTCAGCGTCCTCCGGAAGCTTGGAGGCGTCCGAGGCTCGTCGCACCAAACAGCGCAGGCGGTGCCCGGCAATGTTCAGATTGCGGGCAACCGCTTGGCCCAGGTAGCCTGTCGCTCCGGTGAGAAAGATTTTCAAGTGAGCAACCCCGTCAGCAAAGCGCCTCCGAGCGGAATCAAGAGATTATCGAGGCCTTTGTGCCCCAGGGCCTCCAGGCCCGTAGCCCCGATCGCAATCCCCAGCGCCGGAAGCAGGGCCTTGAATCCCAGCCCGGGC is a genomic window containing:
- a CDS encoding phosphatidate cytidylyltransferase; amino-acid sequence: WGRRFFQILGARKTVEGSLAMLGVSWVVAAGVLFFWPGLGFKALLPALGIAIGATGLEALGHKGLDNLLIPLGGALLTGLLT